In Pleurocapsa sp. PCC 7319, the following are encoded in one genomic region:
- a CDS encoding type II toxin-antitoxin system VapB family antitoxin, with the protein MATNLEIDNELIQEALRLGGHRTKRAVVEAALQEYVQRRKQLEITELFGRIEYEDDYDYKQQREGLSPESNAGACMPRRKS; encoded by the coding sequence ATGGCTACTAATTTAGAAATTGACAATGAATTAATCCAAGAAGCATTAAGACTTGGCGGACATCGCACCAAACGTGCTGTGGTTGAAGCAGCATTGCAAGAATACGTACAGCGTCGCAAACAACTAGAAATTACTGAATTGTTTGGAAGGATTGAATATGAAGATGACTATGACTATAAGCAACAACGTGAGGGACTGTCCCCTGAGTCAAACGCAGGGGCTTGTATGCCCCGTCGCAAGTCATGA
- a CDS encoding DUF433 domain-containing protein, which yields MVQSTKHLYIVKDENILNGEPIIRGTRTPVRAIVETWRMGIPPEEIVNGLPHLTLAQIFDALSYYSDYQDKINTYIEQNRIPDNLIDPLVRDL from the coding sequence ATGGTTCAATCTACAAAACACCTTTATATAGTTAAAGATGAAAACATTCTCAACGGCGAACCAATTATCAGAGGAACGCGGACACCTGTTAGAGCAATTGTAGAAACCTGGCGTATGGGAATTCCTCCAGAAGAAATTGTTAATGGCTTGCCACACTTGACCCTTGCACAAATATTCGATGCCTTGAGTTATTACAGCGATTATCAAGATAAGATTAACACTTACATTGAGCAAAATCGAATTCCCGACAATCTAATCGATCCTTTAGTACGTGATTTATGA
- a CDS encoding PIN domain-containing protein: MKVIVDTSVWSLSLRRSKKQQNGSIINKLRDLIVDSRVVLLGAVRQEILSGIKHQEQFEKLRNRLRAFPDLILDTEDYELAAEYFNLCRRHGIQGANTDFLICATANRRNYEIFTTDKDFVNFSQYLPIVLTQL; encoded by the coding sequence ATGAAAGTCATTGTTGATACTTCAGTTTGGTCATTATCGTTGAGACGATCAAAAAAGCAACAGAATGGTTCAATAATCAACAAACTTCGCGATCTAATTGTTGATAGTCGAGTAGTTCTGCTTGGTGCAGTCAGACAAGAAATTCTTTCTGGTATCAAACATCAAGAACAATTTGAGAAGTTAAGAAATCGCCTTCGAGCCTTTCCCGATCTAATATTAGATACAGAAGATTATGAATTAGCAGCAGAATATTTTAATCTTTGTCGTCGGCATGGTATTCAAGGGGCAAATACCGACTTTTTAATTTGTGCTACTGCCAATCGAAGAAATTATGAAATTTTCACTACAGACAAAGACTTCGTCAATTTTAGCCAATATTTACCAATAGTTTTGACGCAACTCTAA
- a CDS encoding type II toxin-antitoxin system HicB family antitoxin, whose amino-acid sequence MNQYSMIVQWNDGDRLFLVTIPEFSDRVVMPCTHGKTREEAIRNGEEVIEMYLEAWATEGESIPAPNTLQIA is encoded by the coding sequence ATGAATCAATACAGTATGATCGTGCAATGGAATGATGGAGATCGTCTTTTTCTAGTGACAATTCCTGAATTTAGCGATCGCGTTGTGATGCCTTGTACTCATGGTAAAACTCGTGAAGAGGCAATTCGCAATGGAGAAGAAGTCATTGAAATGTACTTAGAAGCGTGGGCTACAGAAGGCGAATCTATCCCCGCACCCAATACACTTCAGATTGCTTAA
- a CDS encoding DUF5615 family PIN-like protein, producing MSSLFIRLYLDEDVNVLVADLLNARGFDVLTVRDAGKLQASDAEQLAYAVSQQRALVTHNRNDFERLVQTYFATEQKHYGVILAVRRPPQAISRRLLAILNQVTADEMENQVRYI from the coding sequence ATGAGTAGTTTGTTTATTCGTCTTTACTTAGATGAAGATGTTAACGTGCTGGTAGCCGATTTACTTAATGCTAGAGGCTTTGATGTTTTAACTGTAAGAGATGCAGGGAAACTTCAAGCAAGCGATGCAGAACAACTTGCTTATGCTGTTAGTCAACAAAGAGCTTTAGTTACACATAACCGTAATGATTTTGAACGGCTTGTTCAAACCTATTTTGCTACAGAACAAAAGCATTATGGAGTAATTTTAGCCGTTCGCCGTCCACCCCAGGCAATTTCCAGAAGACTTCTAGCTATTTTGAATCAAGTAACAGCAGATGAAATGGAAAATCAAGTTCGATACATATAA
- a CDS encoding Uma2 family endonuclease, with translation MTSVTLSLKPFIDRISETDLEQLCQENPEARLETNSEGQLIIMSPTGSESGKFNISLAAQVWNWNNQTKLGIVFDSSTGFKLSNGAVRSPDVSWVAVAKWNSLSKQQQRKFAPIAPDFALELMSPTDELSELQKKMKEYMDCGVRLGWLINPDEKQVEIYRQQEELEILNNPQTLSGELILPNLIINLQDIFED, from the coding sequence ATGACTAGTGTTACCTTAAGCCTCAAACCCTTCATTGACAGAATTAGCGAGACAGATTTAGAACAATTATGCCAAGAAAATCCCGAAGCGCGATTGGAAACTAATTCTGAAGGTCAATTAATTATTATGTCTCCTACAGGAAGTGAAAGTGGCAAGTTCAACATTAGTTTAGCTGCCCAAGTTTGGAATTGGAACAATCAAACGAAATTAGGTATTGTTTTTGATTCTTCTACAGGGTTTAAATTATCTAATGGCGCAGTGCGTTCTCCTGATGTAAGCTGGGTAGCAGTTGCCAAATGGAATAGTTTGAGTAAACAGCAGCAAAGAAAATTTGCACCCATCGCTCCTGATTTTGCGCTCGAATTAATGTCTCCTACAGACGAGCTTAGTGAGTTGCAAAAAAAGATGAAAGAATATATGGACTGTGGTGTTAGATTGGGTTGGTTGATTAATCCCGACGAAAAACAAGTAGAAATTTACCGTCAACAAGAAGAACTAGAAATATTAAATAATCCACAAACTTTATCAGGAGAGCTAATACTACCTAATTTAATTATTAATTTACAAGATATTTTTGAAGATTAA